CGGCGATCGGCCCGGCATCCGCATCGTCGGCGACCGCTTCGTCTTCCAGTCCGAGGTGCTGTTCGATCCCGGCCAGGCCGCCATCGACCCCAAGGGCCGCGCCGACCTCGACCGGCTCGCAGACGCGATCGTCCAGCTCGAGCGCGAGATCCCGCCGGACATCCCGTGGGTGATGCGCGTCGACGGCCATACCGACACGCGCCCGATCAAGTCCGACAAGTTCCCCTCGAACTGGGAGCTGTCGACGGCGCGCGCATCCTCCGTCGTCGAGTACCTGATCTCGAAGGGCGTCGACCCGCACCGGCTGGTCGCCGCCGGCTTCGGCGAGTTCCAGCCGCTCGATGCCGCCGATTCCGACGACGCCCGCCGCAAGAACCGCCGCATCGAGCTGAAGCTGACCGAGCGATGAGCAGCACCGACGAGCTCTACGAGACGCGCAAGGCCGACAAGGCGCAGGCGCTCGGCGAGATCGCGGCGGTGCTGGCGATGATCGACGCCGAGCACCGCGAGCCCGACGCCTGGGAGCGGCTGTCGCTCTTGCGCGCCTTCAGCCTCGTCTCGTCCGGCTGCTACCTGCTCGCGACGCTGGAAGCTCGCGACGCCTCGCTCCGCCCCGACGTGCCGATGGACGAGCGCGCCGCCGAGCCGGTGCTCGAGCGCTGCGACCTGCTCACGATGTTCGAGGCGCTGAAGGAGGCGATGGCGGAAGAGGCGCGGCCCTACCCGCATCTCGGGCCGACGGCGCTGGGATAGCGGGGCCGCTCCTCTCCCGACGCGTTTCGTGCTAGGCTGCGGCATGACCGACTACGGCCAGATCATCACCATCGAGCCCGGCAAGCGCGGCGGCAGACCCTGCGTTCGCGGCCTGCGGATTGCCGTCGCCGACGTCCTCGGGTGGCTCGCCGCCGGCATGTCGCACGACGAGATCAGGGCCGACTTCCCCGAGATCACCGAAAGCGACATCCGCGCCTGCCTCGCCTACGCGGCCGACCGCGAGAGGCGTGTGCTCACCGCCGCTGGATGAAGCTGCTCTTCGACCAGAACCTCAGCGCAAAGCTTTGCCGGGACCTGAGCGATCTGTTTCCCGAGTCTCGTCAGGTCGGCCAGCTCGGTCTGGCTCAAGCGGCCGACAGCGAGATTTGGGACGCCGCAAGGGACGGCGGTTTCACGCTCGTGTCCCAGGACGCGGATTTCGCCGAGATGGCGCTCCACAAAGGACCGACGCCGAAGGTCATCTGGCTGAGATGCGGCAATCAGCCGACCGCCTCCATCGCCACTCTCCTTCGAGCACGAGCAGAGATCATTCGTGAGTTCGACGCGAACCCGGAATTGGTTTGTCTCGAAATCTTCTGAGCCGCGATCTGCAAGAGATCGCCGCGGTCGATACGCGATGCCTCAAGCGAGGTAGCGCTGTTCTGCT
This Beijerinckiaceae bacterium RH AL1 DNA region includes the following protein-coding sequences:
- a CDS encoding hypothetical protein (ID:RHAL1_03435;~conserved protein of unknown function;~source:Prodigal:2.6), producing MKLLFDQNLSAKLCRDLSDLFPESRQVGQLGLAQAADSEIWDAARDGGFTLVSQDADFAEMALHKGPTPKVIWLRCGNQPTASIATLLRARAEIIREFDANPELVCLEIF
- a CDS encoding hypothetical protein (ID:RHAL1_03433;~conserved protein of unknown function;~source:Prodigal:2.6); translated protein: MSSTDELYETRKADKAQALGEIAAVLAMIDAEHREPDAWERLSLLRAFSLVSSGCYLLATLEARDASLRPDVPMDERAAEPVLERCDLLTMFEALKEAMAEEARPYPHLGPTALG
- a CDS encoding hypothetical protein (ID:RHAL1_03434;~conserved protein of unknown function;~source:Prodigal:2.6); protein product: MTDYGQIITIEPGKRGGRPCVRGLRIAVADVLGWLAAGMSHDEIRADFPEITESDIRACLAYAADRERRVLTAAG